Proteins encoded in a region of the Cytobacillus pseudoceanisediminis genome:
- a CDS encoding serine hydrolase has translation MKRLKTLLIVLALALSSAVFSGNMVNATERSGQKLSHADPKKAGFDPVKLKGIDRAITEAIEDGITPGAVVLVAKDGKIVKVEAYGYAQKYDMGELLSNPRKMKKRTIFDLASVTKVMGTTQGIMKLVSDGELSVNDKVSEYIPEFAQRGKEDITIADLLTHTSGLTPWKPTYLYADNSEEVLSYINQLPLEYPTGTDRRYSDFSFMMLGFLIEEISGQKLDKYLEENIYNPLKMHDTMFTPPEHFKHKIAATSWGNPYEYKMIDDPNFGYYVEESPDMFKYWRNYTLIGEVNDGNSFYGNKGIAGHAGLFSTARDLAVLGQTMLNGGTYGKTKMYDKEVIDIFTSPQRFGQGYGWELDKSWYMGDHYSDIAFGHTGFTGTQVIVDPKENLQIILLTNKQNNDPLPSGSYRSTGALSKEVANIVYESLN, from the coding sequence TTGAAAAGGTTAAAGACATTGTTAATAGTATTGGCATTAGCCTTAAGTTCTGCAGTATTTTCTGGAAATATGGTGAATGCCACAGAACGGTCCGGGCAAAAATTAAGTCATGCTGATCCGAAAAAGGCTGGCTTTGATCCTGTCAAATTAAAGGGTATTGATAGAGCAATTACGGAGGCTATTGAGGATGGTATTACACCCGGTGCAGTAGTTCTTGTGGCAAAGGATGGAAAAATCGTCAAAGTGGAAGCATATGGATATGCACAAAAATACGATATGGGGGAATTACTCAGTAATCCCCGAAAAATGAAAAAGAGAACAATCTTCGATCTTGCTTCAGTTACGAAGGTGATGGGAACAACTCAGGGCATTATGAAACTGGTAAGTGACGGTGAACTTTCAGTCAATGACAAGGTATCTGAATATATACCTGAGTTTGCTCAGCGTGGAAAAGAAGATATTACAATAGCCGACTTGCTGACACACACCTCAGGATTGACTCCTTGGAAACCGACATACCTATATGCTGACAATTCGGAAGAGGTTCTGAGTTATATAAACCAGCTGCCCCTTGAATACCCGACTGGAACGGACAGAAGATATAGCGATTTTAGCTTTATGATGTTGGGTTTTTTAATTGAAGAGATAAGTGGACAAAAATTGGATAAATACTTAGAGGAAAATATATATAATCCCTTAAAAATGCATGATACGATGTTTACTCCTCCTGAACATTTCAAACATAAAATTGCAGCTACTTCCTGGGGGAATCCTTATGAATATAAAATGATTGATGACCCTAATTTTGGGTACTATGTTGAAGAAAGTCCGGATATGTTTAAATACTGGAGAAATTACACACTAATTGGAGAAGTTAATGATGGGAATAGCTTCTATGGCAATAAAGGTATTGCTGGCCATGCTGGTTTATTTTCGACAGCAAGGGACCTTGCCGTATTGGGCCAGACCATGTTAAATGGCGGAACATATGGAAAAACCAAAATGTATGATAAAGAAGTGATTGATATCTTTACCTCTCCTCAGCGCTTTGGCCAGGGATATGGCTGGGAGCTGGATAAAAGCTGGTATATGGGAGATCACTATTCTGACATAGCCTTTGGCCATACTGGTTTTACTGGAACCCAGGTTATTGTAGATCCAAAGGAAAACCTCCAGATTATCCTGCTGACGAACAAACAAAACAATGATCCTTTACCAAGCGGATCATACCGCAGCACAGGAGCACTTTCAAAAGAAGTAGCTAATATTGTTTATGAATCCTTGAACTAG
- the wecB gene encoding non-hydrolyzing UDP-N-acetylglucosamine 2-epimerase, whose translation MIRPIKVMTIFGTRPEAIKMAPLVLELEKRPDQFESIVTVTAQHREMLDQVLNIFKVTPDYDLNIMKDRQTLVDVTTRGLEGLDKIMKEVKPDIVLVHGDTTTTFIASLAAFYNQIVVGHVEAGLRTWNKYSPFPEEMNRQLTGVMADLHFSPTSKSAENLLNENKKKDSIYITGNTAIDALKTTVKDAYHHEVLEKIGDDRLVLLTAHRRENLGEPMRNMFKAIKRLVEEQKDIQVVYPVHLNPAVREIASEILGSDSRIHLIEPLDVIDFHNFASRAHLILTDSGGVQEEAPSLGVPVLVLRDTTERPEGIEAGTLKLAGIEEQPIYELATELLTDRAAYEKMAKAVNPYGDGNASSRICEAIRYHFQQTNDRPEEYKP comes from the coding sequence TCGATTGTCACCGTTACGGCACAGCATCGTGAAATGCTGGATCAAGTATTAAATATTTTTAAGGTCACACCAGATTATGATCTGAATATCATGAAAGATCGCCAGACACTGGTGGATGTGACAACACGCGGACTTGAGGGTCTTGATAAGATCATGAAGGAAGTAAAGCCGGATATCGTGCTTGTACATGGAGATACCACTACAACGTTTATTGCAAGCCTTGCCGCTTTCTATAATCAGATCGTAGTCGGCCATGTGGAAGCGGGACTGCGCACATGGAATAAATACTCCCCGTTCCCTGAGGAAATGAACCGCCAGCTTACAGGTGTCATGGCTGATCTGCATTTCTCGCCAACATCGAAGTCAGCGGAAAACCTTTTAAATGAAAATAAAAAGAAGGATAGTATTTATATCACTGGAAACACGGCAATCGATGCACTTAAAACGACTGTTAAGGACGCGTATCATCATGAAGTCCTTGAGAAAATTGGCGATGACCGCCTTGTGCTTCTGACTGCACACCGCCGTGAAAACCTGGGCGAGCCAATGCGGAACATGTTCAAGGCTATTAAAAGGCTGGTGGAAGAACAGAAAGATATACAAGTCGTATATCCAGTTCACTTGAACCCGGCTGTACGGGAAATCGCATCAGAAATCCTCGGCAGCGATAGCCGCATTCATCTTATTGAACCTCTTGACGTCATTGATTTCCATAACTTTGCATCAAGAGCTCATCTGATTTTGACAGATTCGGGCGGAGTCCAGGAAGAAGCGCCTTCCCTTGGTGTGCCTGTACTTGTCCTCCGTGATACAACGGAAAGGCCAGAAGGAATTGAAGCCGGCACCCTTAAGCTTGCCGGCATTGAGGAACAGCCTATTTACGAACTGGCAACTGAACTTCTGACTGACCGGGCAGCTTATGAAAAAATGGCAAAGGCCGTAAATCCATATGGTGACGGAAATGCCTCCAGTAGAATTTGCGAAGCAATCCGCTACCATTTTCAACAGACTAATGATCGTCCGGAAGAATATAAACCGTAA